The following coding sequences are from one Musa acuminata AAA Group cultivar baxijiao chromosome BXJ2-4, Cavendish_Baxijiao_AAA, whole genome shotgun sequence window:
- the LOC135610168 gene encoding transcription factor MYC2-like has product MWWSPSTAAGMNLCADDSASMMEALIATAADLQGCPWAVVSPPPRPPAPVTPSDVSRSFSATATAPVPAPHLDKEMLHERLQALIEGVRDSWTYVILWQSSVDTDTGESLLVWADGCYKGCEEDKRKQQPAAASAASAAEQVRRKRVLRELNSLIDGDDRSSSANEAAEDEVTDSEWFFLVSMTQSFVNGSGLPGQALFSGDPSWLAGADRLAVAPCDRARQATVFGIQTMVYVPVSPGVLELGSTQLICHSSEITNKIRILFDLNSLQMPLANAAAGSVLSPLSLAASTAVNQGEIDPSELWFADPSLVEIKDFVLPNSASVEISVSKPLIHFDSNHSSRTLRENPSPFQIQQSNGQRYQQRQQHQSSSGNDSQTQPFFARELNFSELLHTGPAAPLQSVKPESDENGNFIGSKRNSSAAIVASNLFSSHQIAAAVPDDNMNNSSTGAMSMPRSNDEAKLVFSSAPARPSSIALMKCSPGGGSIGDFLEGADSDHSDTERSMRKMGSSLLTDPEKRPRKRGRKPANGREEPLNHVEAERQRREKLNQRFYALRSVVPNVSKMDKASLLGDATTYINELRVKLQSLESEKEGLEAQVEALRKDRQSPPARSPHLGETTNGNGRCYGVEMEVKMLDSEAMIRLQCQNTNHPTAMLMSALKDLNLDVYYASVSVVKDLMIQQATVKMSSREYTQEQLSSALYYRVAAEPPPASR; this is encoded by the coding sequence ATGTGGTGGAGTCCGAGCACAGCCGCGGGAATGAACCTGTGCGCCGACGACAGCGCTTCCATGATGGAGGCCCTCATCGCCACCGCCGCCGACCTTCAGGGATGCCCTTGGGCGgtcgtttctcctcctcctcggccgccGGCCCCCGTGACGCCTTCCGATGTGTCGAGGTCTTTTTCCGCCACGGCGACGGCACCGGTACCGGCGCCGCACCTCGACAAGGAGATGCTGCATGAGCGGCTGCAGGCACTGATCGAGGGGGTGAGGGATAGCTGGACATACGTCATCCTCTGGCAGTCGTCGGTGGACACCGATACCGGGGAATCGCTCCTGGTTTGGGCCGATGGCTGCTACAAGGGCTGCGAGGAGGACAAGCGGAAGCAGCAGCCGGCGGCGGCGAGCGCCGCGTCAGCCGCGGAGCAGGTTCGCCGCAAGCGGGTGCTCCGGGAGCTCAACTCGCTCATTGACGGCGATGACCGTTCGTCGTCGGCGAACGAGGCGGCGgaggatgaggtcaccgacagcgAGTGGTTCTTCCTGGTGTCCATGACACAGTCTTTTGTCAATGGCTCCGGTCTCCCCGGCCAGGCCCTCTTCTCCGGTGATCCCTCCTGGCTCGCCGGCGCTGATCGTCTCGCGGTGGCGCCCTGTGACCGCGCGCGCCAGGCGACGGTCTtcgggatccagacaatggtctaCGTCCCCGTCAGCCCCGGCGTGCTCGAGCTCGGATCGACGCAGCTCATCTGCCACAGCTCCGAGATCACGAACAAGATCCGGATCCTCTTCGATTTGAACTCCCTCCAGATGCCGCTAGCCAACGCCGCCGCCGGATCCGTTCTCTCGCCACTGTCGCTGGCGGCGTCGACTGCGGTCAATCAGGGCGAGATCGATCCGTCGGAGCTCTGGTTCGCAGATCCCTCCTTGGTCGAGATTAAGGACTTCGTTTTGCCCAACTCTGCTTCAGTCGAGATTTCCGTCTCAAAGCCCTTGATCCACTTCGATAGCAACCATAGCTCGCGTACCTTAAGGGAGAACCCTAGTCCGTTCCAGATCCAGCAATCCAACGGCCAAAGATACCAACAGCGACAGCAGCATCAGAGCAGCAGCGGCAACGACTCCCAGACCCAACCTTTCTTCGCTAGGGAGCTCAATTTCTCGGAGTTATTGCACACTGGCCCTGCCGCCCCGCTCCAATCCGTCAAACCCGAGTCCGACGAAAACGGAAACTTCATCGGTAGCAAGAGGAACTCCTCTGCTGCAATTGTCGCCAGCAACCTGTTCTCCAGCCACCAGATCGCTGCCGCGGTGCCCGACGACAACATGAACAACAGCTCTACTGGAGCCATGTCTATGCCGAGAAGCAACGACGAGGCGAAGCTTGTGTTCTCGTCGGCTCCGGCCCGACCCTCGTCCATCGCGCTAATGAAGTGTTCCCCTGGTGGCGGCAGCATCGGCGACTTCCTTGAGGGGGCCGACTCGGACCATTCCGACACGGAGCGCTCGATGCGGAAAATGGGGAGCAGCCTGCTGACAGACCCGGAAAAGCGCCCGCGGAAGCGCGGCCGCAAGCCTGCCAACGGCCGCGAGGAGCCGCTCAACCACGTTGAGGCCGAGCGGCAGCGTCGCGAGAAGCTCAACCAGAGGTTCTACGCCCTTCGCTCGGTCGTCCCCAACGTGTCCAAGATGGACAAAGCCTCCCTCCTCGGCGACGCCACGACCTACATCAACGAGCTCCGCGTCAAGCTCCAGTCACTGGAATCCGAGAAGGAGGGCCTGGAAGCCCAGGTCGAAGCCCTCAGGAAGGATCGCCAATCCCCCCCCGCCCGCTCGCCTCATCTAGGCGAGACCACGAACGGCAACGGCCGATGCTACGGCGTGGAGATGGAAGTGAAGATGCTGGATTCGGAGGCGATGATTCGGTTGCAATGCCAGAATACGAATCACCCAACCGCGATGCTGATGTCGGCATTGAAAGATCTCAATCTCGATGTCTACTACGCGAGTGTGTCGGTGGTGAAGGACCTCATGATCCAACAGGCCACGGTGAAGATGTCGAGCAGGGAGTACACGCAAGAGCAGCTCAGCTCCGCACTGTACTACAGAGTGGCGGCCGAGCCGCCCCCCGCCAGTAGATAG